The following proteins are co-located in the Paludibaculum fermentans genome:
- a CDS encoding PfkB family carbohydrate kinase: protein MSLVVVGSVAYDGVTTPAGKVDRMLGGACTYIALSASYFTKTEIVAVVGDDFAQEDTDLLAAHGIGLDGLERVAGKSFFWAGVYSADMNDRETLTTDLNVFATFDPKLSASQKQQPYLMLGNIQPALQKTVRDQMTSLSLVGGDTMNFWINDFRGELLETLKGWNFLLINDSEAKLLSGESNLKKAAAAVRALGPKLLVIKRGEYGATLFHEHGFFSVPGYLLHGLKDPTGAGDCFAGGFIGYLASRGVNAETASHQDLAKAVVYGSVMGSFCCEEFGVDRFRTLTRDDIEARFEEFRQFTAF, encoded by the coding sequence ATGTCTCTTGTTGTTGTTGGATCCGTCGCCTATGACGGAGTCACTACCCCCGCGGGCAAGGTCGACCGTATGCTGGGCGGCGCCTGCACTTATATCGCACTTTCAGCGAGCTATTTCACGAAGACTGAGATTGTCGCCGTGGTGGGCGACGATTTCGCCCAGGAAGATACTGACCTGCTGGCAGCGCACGGAATCGGGCTGGACGGCCTGGAGCGCGTGGCCGGCAAGAGCTTCTTCTGGGCGGGCGTCTATTCGGCCGATATGAACGATCGCGAGACGCTCACCACCGACCTGAACGTGTTCGCCACGTTCGACCCGAAGCTCTCGGCGAGCCAGAAGCAGCAGCCTTACCTGATGCTGGGCAACATCCAGCCGGCGCTGCAGAAGACCGTGCGCGACCAGATGACCAGCCTGAGCCTGGTGGGCGGCGACACGATGAATTTCTGGATCAACGACTTCCGCGGCGAGCTGCTGGAGACGTTGAAGGGCTGGAATTTCCTGCTGATCAACGACAGCGAGGCGAAGCTGCTGTCGGGCGAGAGCAACCTCAAGAAAGCCGCGGCCGCGGTGCGGGCGCTGGGCCCGAAGCTGCTGGTGATCAAGCGCGGCGAGTATGGCGCGACGCTGTTCCATGAGCACGGCTTCTTCAGCGTGCCGGGCTACCTGCTGCACGGGTTGAAGGATCCGACGGGCGCGGGCGACTGCTTCGCGGGCGGCTTCATCGGCTACCTGGCCTCGCGCGGCGTGAACGCCGAGACCGCCTCGCACCAGGACCTGGCCAAGGCCGTGGTGTATGGCTCGGTGATGGGCAGCTTCTGCTGCGAAGAGTTTGGCGTGGACCGCTTCCGGACACTGACCAGAGATGACATCGAAGCGCGCTTCGAAGAGTTCCGCCAGTTCACCGCGTTCTAA
- a CDS encoding ECF-type sigma factor: MPDRDLTLLLREWGGGSQSAGEVLFPLIYQELRQLARYHSNAGRRNTVEPTALVHEAFLALLKDTKTDWRDRTQFYAFAGVVMRRLVVDAARRRKAAKRGGDAERIEFDDSLEVRAGGMDFEALDEALTRLAALDEQQARIVELRFFAGLTVEETAEHLGVSPRTVNREWGMAKVWLADQLRAER, encoded by the coding sequence ATGCCAGACAGAGATCTCACGCTACTTCTGCGCGAATGGGGCGGCGGTAGCCAATCGGCCGGGGAAGTGCTTTTCCCGCTGATCTACCAGGAGCTGCGTCAACTGGCTCGCTACCATAGCAACGCCGGCCGCCGGAACACCGTGGAACCCACGGCCCTGGTCCACGAGGCGTTTCTGGCCCTGCTCAAGGACACCAAAACCGATTGGCGCGACCGCACCCAGTTCTATGCCTTCGCGGGCGTCGTGATGCGCCGCCTTGTCGTCGACGCCGCGCGGCGCAGGAAGGCCGCCAAAAGGGGCGGTGACGCGGAGCGCATCGAGTTCGACGATTCGCTGGAGGTGCGGGCCGGAGGGATGGACTTCGAGGCATTGGACGAGGCGCTCACCCGGCTGGCTGCCCTCGACGAACAACAGGCGCGCATCGTGGAGCTTCGCTTCTTCGCCGGACTCACGGTGGAGGAGACGGCCGAGCATCTCGGCGTGTCCCCCCGCACCGTGAACCGGGAATGGGGTATGGCGAAGGTCTGGCTGGCCGATCAACTGCGCGCCGAACGCTGA
- a CDS encoding glycosyltransferase family 39 protein, with protein sequence MTSKRASKSSASSPRSKAARSGSHSAWSGLAVWALLSMWSAVAVWYVQSQGWTLWYGDAEAHLNIARRILDSRAAGYEQIGTVWLPLPHVLMMPLVAVDSLWRSGLGGAIVSGFCFTLAGLFLFLAVRRIFDSTAAAVTAVAAFALNPNLMYLQATPMTEPLSLCCATGLLYFCARFHDSQSWVDALLAGLMACCGTLTRYEAWVLLPFVALYVLIAGGQRRWLSALIFCLAAGAGPVYWLLHNRILYTNPLEFYNGPWSAKAIYQRALDKGMDKYPGDHDWPKAWEYYRAAAELCVGRPLAWVGVAGLAAALIKRGWWAVLLLALTPAFYVLSLYSSGTPIFVPHLWPNSYYNTRYGLNLLPLACLGLAGLVALLPVKARGFAAVILIGVAVAPWVGYPRKETWICWRESQANSAGRRAWTQEAVEYLKPRYKRGTGIFMSFGDPTGILREAGIPIRESLHEGDGPMWQAAVARPDFFMWDEWVIAISGDRVSQAVNKLRRGPRRYECVRIFTAKDSPVIEIWRHIQ encoded by the coding sequence ATGACATCGAAGCGCGCTTCGAAGAGTTCCGCCAGTTCACCGCGTTCTAAGGCGGCGCGGAGCGGCTCGCACTCAGCGTGGAGCGGCCTGGCGGTATGGGCCCTCCTGTCGATGTGGAGCGCGGTGGCGGTGTGGTACGTCCAGTCGCAGGGGTGGACCCTGTGGTACGGCGATGCGGAAGCGCACCTGAACATTGCCCGGCGGATCCTGGATTCGCGGGCGGCCGGCTACGAACAGATCGGCACGGTCTGGCTGCCGCTGCCGCATGTGCTGATGATGCCGCTGGTGGCGGTGGACTCGCTGTGGCGCAGTGGGTTGGGCGGGGCCATCGTCTCGGGCTTCTGCTTCACGCTGGCCGGGCTGTTCCTGTTCCTGGCCGTGCGGCGCATCTTCGATTCCACCGCGGCGGCCGTTACGGCGGTGGCGGCGTTCGCCCTGAATCCGAACCTGATGTACCTGCAGGCGACTCCGATGACGGAGCCACTGTCGTTGTGCTGCGCCACGGGGTTGCTGTACTTCTGCGCGCGCTTCCACGACAGCCAGTCGTGGGTGGACGCGCTGCTGGCCGGGCTGATGGCCTGCTGCGGAACGTTGACCCGCTATGAAGCCTGGGTCCTGCTGCCCTTCGTGGCGCTGTATGTACTGATCGCGGGCGGCCAGAGGCGCTGGCTGAGCGCGCTCATCTTCTGCCTGGCGGCGGGCGCGGGGCCGGTGTACTGGCTGTTGCACAACCGGATCCTGTATACGAATCCGCTGGAGTTCTACAACGGGCCGTGGTCGGCCAAGGCGATCTATCAGCGGGCCCTGGACAAGGGCATGGACAAGTATCCCGGCGACCACGACTGGCCCAAGGCGTGGGAGTATTACCGGGCGGCGGCGGAGCTGTGTGTCGGCCGGCCGCTGGCGTGGGTGGGCGTGGCAGGCCTGGCGGCGGCGCTGATCAAGCGCGGCTGGTGGGCGGTGCTGCTGCTGGCGCTGACTCCGGCGTTCTATGTGCTGAGCCTGTATTCGTCGGGGACACCGATCTTCGTGCCGCACCTGTGGCCGAACAGCTACTACAACACGCGGTATGGGCTGAACCTGCTGCCCCTGGCGTGTCTCGGGCTGGCTGGGCTGGTGGCGTTGCTGCCGGTGAAGGCGCGCGGGTTTGCGGCGGTGATCCTGATCGGCGTGGCGGTGGCGCCATGGGTGGGCTATCCGCGCAAGGAGACCTGGATCTGCTGGCGGGAGTCGCAGGCGAATTCGGCCGGACGGCGGGCGTGGACGCAGGAGGCGGTGGAGTATCTGAAGCCTCGGTACAAGCGGGGTACAGGTATCTTCATGAGCTTCGGCGATCCGACGGGGATCCTGCGCGAGGCGGGCATCCCGATCAGGGAGTCGCTGCACGAGGGCGATGGCCCGATGTGGCAGGCGGCGGTGGCGCGGCCGGACTTCTTCATGTGGGACGAGTGGGTGATCGCGATCTCGGGCGACCGGGTTTCGCAGGCAGTGAACAAGTTGCGGCGTGGTCCGCGGCGGTATGAGTGTGTGAGAATCTTCACTGCGAAGGATTCTCCGGTGATCGAGATCTGGCGGCACATCCAATGA
- a CDS encoding nuclear transport factor 2 family protein, with product MTREDAWALANDWVAAWNAHDLERILAHYDDAVVLTSPVAAQLLGTPDGKVVGRANLRAYFQRGLEAYPALHFQLEDVLWGIQSVVLYYTNQKGTRTGELMELNADGRVARVVAHYNA from the coding sequence ATGACGCGCGAGGACGCCTGGGCCTTGGCGAACGACTGGGTGGCGGCCTGGAACGCCCACGATCTGGAGCGGATCCTGGCGCACTACGACGACGCCGTGGTGCTGACTTCTCCGGTAGCTGCCCAATTGCTGGGCACGCCCGACGGCAAGGTGGTGGGCCGGGCCAACCTGCGAGCTTACTTCCAGCGAGGACTGGAAGCCTACCCGGCGCTCCACTTTCAGCTTGAGGACGTGCTGTGGGGCATTCAGAGTGTGGTGCTGTACTACACGAACCAGAAGGGAACGCGCACCGGTGAACTGATGGAGCTCAACGCGGACGGGAGAGTGGCGCGGGTGGTAGCCCACTACAACGCTTAG
- the dapF gene encoding diaminopimelate epimerase, with protein MTKIPFAKAHGARNDFLLTWSHEAPAAERHVAASIAICDRNAGIGADGWMLVSPPSNGRPAAIRLLNSDGSAAEISGNGTRCAAAFLVDAGLVGEEVLIETGAGRKELRLLERDGLKFIFEMNMGTAVIEEGHLKFALPCKDGVRECTILWVGNPQCALFVDDFDFDWKALGAEIEWHPQFPKRTNVSFVKVEDRHTLDVRFYERGAGFTMSSGTGSTGAVSAAMARGLVESPVTVKTLAGPLEFRAEGDVLRMVGPAEIIAGGEFYFED; from the coding sequence ATGACGAAAATTCCCTTTGCGAAGGCGCATGGAGCGCGTAACGACTTTTTGCTGACGTGGTCGCACGAGGCTCCGGCGGCGGAGCGGCATGTGGCGGCCTCGATCGCGATCTGCGATCGAAATGCCGGCATCGGTGCCGATGGCTGGATGCTGGTATCGCCTCCTTCGAATGGGCGTCCGGCGGCGATCCGGCTGCTGAACTCCGACGGGAGCGCGGCGGAGATTTCGGGCAATGGCACGCGTTGCGCGGCAGCGTTCCTGGTGGATGCGGGCCTGGTGGGCGAGGAGGTCCTCATTGAGACCGGCGCCGGCCGCAAGGAACTGCGACTGCTGGAGCGGGACGGGCTGAAGTTCATTTTCGAGATGAACATGGGCACGGCGGTGATCGAGGAAGGCCACCTGAAGTTCGCCCTGCCCTGTAAGGACGGCGTGCGCGAATGCACGATCCTGTGGGTGGGCAATCCGCAATGCGCGCTGTTTGTCGATGACTTCGATTTCGACTGGAAGGCGCTGGGAGCGGAGATCGAATGGCACCCGCAGTTTCCGAAGCGCACGAACGTGAGCTTTGTGAAGGTGGAAGACCGGCACACGCTGGACGTGCGGTTCTATGAGCGCGGAGCGGGATTCACGATGTCGAGTGGGACGGGGTCAACGGGGGCCGTGTCGGCGGCGATGGCCCGGGGCCTGGTGGAGAGTCCGGTGACGGTGAAGACGCTGGCCGGTCCGCTGGAGTTCCGGGCGGAGGGCGACGTACTGCGCATGGTGGGTCCGGCGGAGATCATCGCCGGCGGCGAGTTTTACTTCGAGGACTGA
- a CDS encoding serine/threonine-protein kinase yields MPFDGINSQRWKSIRDLAGRLLDESEGAWDDILAEQCGADEELRQSVLHLARNYSESGDLFGAEPVLGRRAGPQPPERIGPYRIAREIGSGGMGSVYLAYRDDQSYYKQVAIKLIPRLGGRSRQRLFQRERQILALLEHPHITRLLDGGEAGDGSQYLVMEYVDGIPLTEYTAGRPAREILTVFLDVCAAIQYAHQNMVVHRDLKPSNILVTREGQVKVLDFGIARLLEQGPSLDAGQGGITQAVMTPAYASPEQLAGQPANTLSDIYSLGVVLHRLLTGQLPQGARPAPSRWRPTLRGDLDSIVLKMLEVNPAHRYTSVEQLARDIERHLRRQPVEARQGAAWYRAWRFVQRRCWAVAAAVMLLAVLGAGVAATLSQKRLAERRFEQIKGYARSTMFEYQERLSDMPGSTALRAKMASDAVQYLDQIAAGADGDDGVRRETALAYRRVGEVQGYGRVANLGDQSNAVVNLGKSAAILEDLLARNPRDPGLRVELSVSLERIANALSLSGRNGQARVQAERAIALLSGMDPGGAAQAESAAWRALSEIEERCGRDHRSIEAAHRAVERVGQAPGRQGKGWREARALALGRLARAITWGRGPDAEALESAQQAVALYPGGLPACGRDRACRLGYLLAREQVGMVHNFAGRAQEAIPLYRRLELETAALIRGDPHDRQLLRILKSAQMAQGTCYQSLERTEASLKKLRDSIRTAERIVETDSAHPEAACSAVQSHAKYAEVLVQGTGRIAEAREHLRTALRLSDASSSDSLTCLDYRKVTVINLARVAERSGDWAAGMEWRRETVRTAARYVALTPGEPLGLVIEAGANFELGLGGLNAAQHGDALARLREARQALEHARSIYQKLQALGWPLKNQYRGWPERTAALLSAVEGHLRSLGLS; encoded by the coding sequence ATGCCGTTCGACGGGATCAATTCACAGCGCTGGAAGAGTATTCGAGACCTGGCTGGCCGGTTGTTGGACGAGTCCGAAGGGGCCTGGGACGACATCCTGGCTGAGCAGTGCGGTGCCGATGAGGAACTGCGCCAGTCCGTACTGCATCTCGCCCGGAACTACTCGGAGTCCGGCGACCTCTTCGGCGCCGAACCCGTGCTGGGACGGCGCGCCGGACCGCAGCCTCCCGAACGCATCGGCCCCTACCGCATCGCCCGGGAGATCGGCAGCGGCGGCATGGGCAGCGTCTACCTCGCCTATCGCGACGACCAGTCGTATTACAAGCAAGTCGCCATCAAGCTGATCCCGCGCCTCGGCGGCAGAAGCCGGCAGCGGCTCTTCCAGCGCGAGCGGCAGATCCTGGCCCTGCTGGAGCACCCGCACATCACCCGTCTGCTCGACGGCGGCGAGGCCGGCGACGGCAGCCAGTATCTGGTGATGGAGTATGTCGACGGCATCCCGCTGACCGAGTACACGGCCGGCCGCCCGGCCAGGGAGATCCTGACGGTATTCCTGGACGTCTGCGCGGCGATCCAGTATGCGCACCAGAACATGGTGGTGCACAGGGACCTCAAACCTTCCAACATCCTGGTGACCCGCGAGGGCCAGGTGAAGGTGCTCGACTTCGGTATCGCCAGATTGCTGGAACAGGGGCCAAGCCTCGATGCCGGCCAGGGCGGCATCACACAGGCCGTGATGACCCCCGCCTACGCGAGCCCCGAGCAGTTGGCGGGCCAGCCGGCCAATACCCTCAGCGACATCTACTCGCTGGGCGTGGTGCTGCACCGGTTGCTGACAGGGCAGCTGCCGCAGGGCGCCAGGCCCGCGCCAAGCCGTTGGCGGCCCACCCTGCGCGGCGATCTGGACAGCATCGTTCTGAAGATGCTGGAGGTGAATCCGGCCCACCGCTACACTTCGGTGGAGCAGTTGGCTCGCGATATCGAACGGCATCTGCGGCGCCAGCCCGTCGAGGCGCGCCAGGGCGCGGCCTGGTACCGCGCCTGGCGCTTTGTCCAGCGGCGCTGCTGGGCGGTGGCGGCCGCGGTCATGCTGCTGGCCGTACTGGGCGCGGGCGTCGCCGCGACTCTCTCCCAGAAGCGTCTGGCGGAGCGGCGGTTTGAGCAGATCAAAGGCTACGCCCGCTCCACCATGTTCGAGTATCAGGAGCGTTTGAGCGACATGCCCGGCTCCACCGCCCTGCGGGCCAAAATGGCCAGCGATGCCGTCCAGTACCTCGACCAGATCGCCGCCGGCGCGGACGGCGACGATGGCGTGCGGCGGGAAACCGCCCTGGCTTACCGCAGGGTGGGTGAGGTCCAAGGCTACGGGCGGGTGGCCAACCTGGGGGATCAGAGCAACGCTGTCGTGAACCTGGGCAAGTCGGCGGCTATCCTCGAAGACCTGCTGGCCCGCAATCCCCGGGACCCTGGCCTGCGGGTAGAGCTGTCCGTTTCCCTGGAACGCATTGCGAATGCCCTCTCGCTCTCGGGCCGGAACGGGCAGGCGCGCGTGCAGGCGGAACGCGCGATCGCGCTGCTCAGCGGGATGGATCCGGGCGGCGCCGCACAGGCCGAGTCGGCGGCGTGGCGCGCGCTGTCCGAGATCGAGGAACGCTGTGGCCGCGACCATCGGTCCATTGAAGCCGCACACCGTGCCGTCGAGCGGGTCGGGCAGGCGCCTGGCCGCCAGGGGAAGGGCTGGCGAGAAGCGCGGGCGCTGGCCCTGGGGCGGCTGGCCCGCGCGATTACATGGGGCCGGGGTCCGGATGCGGAGGCTCTGGAATCGGCACAACAGGCGGTGGCGTTGTATCCCGGCGGCCTGCCGGCCTGCGGGCGGGACAGAGCCTGCCGGTTGGGCTACCTGTTGGCGCGGGAACAGGTCGGCATGGTGCACAACTTCGCGGGCCGCGCCCAGGAGGCGATCCCCCTCTACCGGCGCCTGGAACTGGAGACTGCCGCCCTGATTCGCGGCGACCCGCACGACCGCCAGTTGCTGCGCATCCTGAAATCCGCCCAGATGGCGCAGGGGACGTGCTATCAGTCGCTGGAGAGGACCGAGGCGTCGCTGAAGAAGCTGCGCGATTCCATTCGTACAGCCGAGCGCATTGTGGAGACCGACTCCGCTCATCCCGAGGCGGCGTGCTCCGCCGTCCAATCCCATGCGAAGTATGCTGAGGTGCTGGTCCAGGGCACCGGGCGTATCGCCGAGGCACGGGAGCATCTCAGGACGGCGCTACGGCTGTCGGATGCGAGTTCGTCGGACAGTTTGACTTGCCTTGACTACCGCAAGGTCACGGTCATCAACCTGGCACGGGTGGCCGAGCGCTCGGGTGACTGGGCAGCGGGGATGGAATGGCGCCGGGAGACGGTTCGCACCGCGGCCCGCTATGTGGCCCTGACGCCCGGTGAGCCGCTCGGGCTGGTGATCGAAGCGGGCGCCAACTTTGAGCTGGGTCTGGGCGGACTCAACGCCGCGCAACATGGCGACGCGCTGGCGCGGCTGCGGGAGGCGCGGCAGGCGCTCGAGCACGCCAGAAGCATCTATCAGAAGCTGCAGGCGCTGGGGTGGCCGCTGAAGAACCAGTACCGTGGCTGGCCGGAACGGACGGCGGCCTTGCTGTCGGCGGTGGAAGGACACCTGCGGAGCCTGGGGCTTTCGTGA
- a CDS encoding metallophosphoesterase: METFRRWVPLITVICSCLFLQRLVALRLMAARPAQANPNLRRFIKATLIVTSLWLAAGLPILMEVHFRWMPADLVGFLLAASLFWICLIVSAAIWSGCLQHAETFHPDRRRFLALGAPVAAAPLAIAGYGAYLARTSMVQEQVDLHLPNLHPDLNGLRIVQLTDIHFGPFFGPAELRRAIGMANEYKPHLIFLTGDLVTRRGDNMEGCLQLLRGLKAEAGIYGCHGNHEIYAEALDYATTQGARYGFHFLRQRAALLRFGQARLNLAGFDYQPLHSPYLTGAESLIVPGAANLLLQHNPDTFPRAAQAGFDVTLSGHTHGGQINVEILHENLSAARFFTPFVRGLYERDRKLVYVSSGLGTVAMPVRLGVPPEVSLLRLCAT; this comes from the coding sequence ATGGAGACATTCCGGCGCTGGGTGCCGCTGATCACGGTCATCTGTTCCTGCCTTTTTCTGCAACGCCTGGTTGCCCTCCGCCTGATGGCCGCCCGTCCGGCCCAGGCGAATCCCAATCTTCGCCGTTTCATCAAGGCAACCCTGATCGTCACTTCCTTATGGCTGGCAGCCGGCCTGCCCATACTCATGGAAGTCCACTTCCGCTGGATGCCGGCTGACCTCGTGGGCTTCCTGCTGGCCGCCTCCCTCTTCTGGATCTGCCTCATCGTCTCGGCCGCCATCTGGTCCGGCTGCCTGCAGCATGCCGAAACCTTCCATCCGGACCGCCGCCGTTTTCTCGCCCTGGGTGCACCCGTCGCCGCCGCGCCCCTGGCCATCGCCGGCTACGGAGCCTATCTCGCCCGCACCTCCATGGTTCAGGAACAGGTGGACCTCCACTTGCCCAACCTCCACCCGGACCTCAACGGCCTCCGCATCGTCCAGCTCACCGACATCCACTTCGGACCCTTCTTTGGTCCCGCCGAACTGCGCCGCGCCATCGGCATGGCGAATGAGTACAAACCCCATCTCATCTTCCTCACCGGCGACCTCGTCACCCGCCGCGGCGACAACATGGAAGGCTGCCTCCAACTCCTGCGCGGCCTCAAGGCAGAGGCCGGCATCTATGGCTGCCATGGCAATCACGAGATCTACGCCGAGGCCCTCGACTACGCCACCACGCAGGGCGCCCGCTACGGCTTCCACTTCCTGCGCCAGCGCGCCGCGCTGCTTCGCTTCGGCCAGGCCCGGCTCAATCTCGCCGGCTTCGACTACCAGCCGCTCCACTCGCCCTACCTGACAGGAGCCGAATCCCTCATCGTGCCCGGCGCCGCCAACCTCCTCCTGCAACACAATCCTGACACCTTCCCTCGCGCCGCCCAGGCCGGTTTCGATGTCACACTATCCGGTCATACACATGGCGGACAGATTAACGTCGAAATCCTGCACGAGAACCTCAGTGCGGCAAGATTCTTCACTCCTTTTGTGCGCGGGCTTTACGAGCGGGACCGAAAACTGGTATACGTGAGCTCGGGTCTTGGCACGGTTGCCATGCCCGTACGTCTGGGAGTTCCGCCGGAAGTCAGTCTGCTTCGCCTGTGCGCCACCTGA
- the ilvD gene encoding dihydroxy-acid dehydratase produces the protein MPAYRSRTTTHGRNMAGARSLWRATGMKDGDFGKPIIAIANSFTEFVPGHVHLRELGLLVAGEIERAGGVAKEFNTIAVDDGIAMGHSGMLYSLPSRELIADSVEYMVNAHCADALVCISNCDKITPGMLMASLRLNIPSIFVSGGPMEAGKVRQGDLVRSIDLIDAMVAAADPAVSDETTMDMERSACPTCGSCSGMFTANSMNCLMESLGLALPGNGTLVATHADRERLFRQAGSTIVELARRYYERDDLSVLPREIASMHAFENAMTLDIAMGGSTNTVLHLLAAAQEAGVPFTMADIDRLSRRVPHLCKVAPSSAKVHVEDVHRAGGIVAILGELDRHGLIQRSTYTVHAPTLGDAIESWDVRRNQTAEVEQFYRAAPGGVRTTRAFSQEARYDQLDLDREEGAVRDVEHAFSQDGGLAVLYGNLAEDGCIVKTAGVDASNLVFSGPARIFESQDDAVEGILSDRVGAGDVVVIRYEGPRGGPGMQEMLYPTSYLKSKGLGKKCALITDGRFSGGTSGLSIGHVSPESAEGGLLALVQENDRIEIDIPQRSIRLAVDEAELSRRRAAMEAKGPEAWKPATRQRTVSAALQAYAAMTTSAARGAVRDVSGLARRGR, from the coding sequence ATGCCTGCTTATCGATCAAGAACCACCACGCACGGCCGGAATATGGCCGGCGCTCGCAGCCTCTGGCGCGCAACCGGAATGAAGGACGGCGATTTCGGCAAGCCGATTATCGCCATCGCGAATTCCTTCACTGAGTTTGTTCCGGGTCACGTTCACCTCAGGGAGCTCGGGCTGCTGGTAGCCGGCGAGATCGAACGGGCGGGCGGTGTGGCGAAAGAGTTCAATACCATCGCCGTGGACGACGGTATCGCCATGGGCCACAGCGGCATGCTGTACAGCCTGCCGTCCCGGGAGCTGATCGCCGACAGCGTCGAGTACATGGTCAACGCCCACTGTGCCGACGCGCTGGTCTGCATCTCGAATTGCGACAAGATCACGCCGGGCATGCTGATGGCCTCGCTGCGGCTGAACATCCCGTCGATTTTCGTTTCGGGCGGGCCGATGGAGGCGGGCAAGGTGCGCCAGGGCGACCTGGTGCGGTCGATCGACCTGATCGATGCGATGGTGGCCGCGGCGGACCCGGCCGTCAGCGACGAGACGACGATGGATATGGAGCGCTCGGCGTGCCCGACGTGCGGTTCCTGTTCGGGCATGTTCACGGCGAATTCGATGAACTGCCTGATGGAGTCGCTCGGGCTGGCGCTGCCGGGGAATGGGACGCTGGTCGCCACCCACGCAGACCGCGAGAGGCTGTTCCGCCAGGCGGGCAGCACGATTGTGGAACTGGCACGGCGCTACTACGAACGGGACGACCTCTCCGTGCTGCCGCGCGAAATCGCTTCGATGCACGCGTTTGAGAATGCGATGACTCTCGACATCGCGATGGGCGGCTCCACGAATACGGTGCTGCACCTGCTGGCCGCGGCCCAGGAAGCGGGTGTGCCGTTCACGATGGCGGATATCGACCGACTGTCGCGCCGCGTGCCCCATCTGTGCAAAGTGGCTCCGTCGTCGGCGAAGGTTCACGTGGAGGATGTGCATCGCGCCGGGGGTATTGTCGCCATTCTCGGGGAGCTCGACCGGCACGGGCTGATCCAACGGAGCACCTACACCGTGCATGCGCCCACGCTGGGCGATGCCATCGAGAGCTGGGACGTCCGCCGCAACCAGACCGCGGAGGTGGAGCAGTTCTACCGCGCTGCGCCAGGCGGGGTCCGCACCACGCGCGCGTTCAGCCAGGAAGCGCGGTATGACCAACTGGACCTGGATCGCGAAGAGGGCGCCGTGCGCGACGTCGAACACGCCTTCAGCCAGGATGGCGGGCTGGCCGTGCTCTACGGCAACCTGGCCGAGGACGGCTGTATCGTGAAGACGGCCGGAGTGGATGCGTCCAACCTGGTGTTTTCCGGCCCGGCGCGCATTTTCGAGAGCCAGGACGATGCGGTGGAGGGCATTCTCAGCGACCGGGTTGGAGCCGGCGATGTGGTCGTGATCCGGTATGAAGGCCCCAGGGGGGGGCCCGGCATGCAGGAGATGCTGTATCCGACGAGCTATTTGAAGTCGAAGGGCCTGGGGAAGAAGTGCGCGCTGATTACGGACGGCCGTTTCTCGGGCGGGACTTCGGGTCTGTCGATCGGGCATGTGTCGCCGGAATCAGCGGAAGGCGGCCTGCTGGCGCTGGTGCAGGAGAACGACCGGATCGAGATCGATATTCCCCAGCGGTCGATCCGGCTGGCCGTCGATGAGGCGGAACTGAGCCGGCGCCGGGCGGCCATGGAAGCGAAGGGGCCGGAGGCGTGGAAGCCGGCCACGCGGCAACGCACGGTTTCGGCCGCACTGCAGGCCTATGCCGCGATGACGACCAGCGCGGCACGTGGAGCGGTGCGCGACGTGAGCGGCCTGGCGCGGCGCGGCCGGTAG
- a CDS encoding PEP-CTERM sorting domain-containing protein, producing MQLSNIEYRAARPRTAPCWVRPLLVLAMLTMGASSGFGAMLYDINSSGSGSPFAGFNGNWGLRFSLTQTITVGSLGLWDEGADGLAGAHSVGVFTLGGSLLGSATVDNSSKVVASASTAGRWLFSNVATPFDLTAGSYVLGFYNQSGATDPFRGNSATTFMSGASWEAARARSGAGAFAMPDAVSGGINQGWLGPNLQTASPSSVPEPSTWSLMVLAGAAGAWRARSVRKAQRSARS from the coding sequence ATGCAATTGAGCAATATCGAATATCGCGCCGCCCGGCCGCGGACGGCGCCTTGCTGGGTCAGGCCGCTGCTGGTTTTGGCGATGTTGACGATGGGCGCCTCCTCGGGCTTTGGGGCCATGTTGTACGACATCAACTCATCGGGTAGCGGCTCGCCCTTCGCGGGGTTCAACGGGAATTGGGGTCTCCGTTTCAGCCTCACACAGACGATCACGGTGGGTTCGCTGGGATTGTGGGATGAGGGTGCCGACGGCCTGGCCGGCGCTCATTCCGTGGGTGTGTTCACGCTGGGGGGCAGCCTGCTGGGCTCGGCTACGGTCGACAACTCCAGCAAGGTGGTCGCCTCCGCTTCCACCGCCGGCCGCTGGTTGTTCAGCAATGTCGCGACGCCGTTTGACCTGACCGCGGGCTCGTATGTTCTCGGCTTCTACAACCAGAGCGGCGCGACGGACCCCTTCCGGGGCAATTCGGCCACGACGTTCATGAGCGGCGCCAGTTGGGAGGCAGCCCGTGCGCGCTCCGGCGCAGGCGCGTTCGCCATGCCGGATGCCGTCAGCGGCGGGATCAACCAGGGCTGGCTTGGACCGAATCTGCAGACCGCGTCTCCGTCCTCGGTGCCCGAGCCTTCGACCTGGAGCCTGATGGTGTTGGCCGGCGCCGCCGGCGCCTGGCGCGCCCGGTCCGTGCGCAAGGCTCAGCGTTCGGCGCGCAGTTGA